The DNA region tAACcctaatttctttaaatttcagACACCCCCCTTTAAAATTCAACCACCCACCTGCCGGTCCCGACACATTCTCCTTCTCTTAGTTCTATTTCTTGTCAACtacaattcatcaaataaaaaaagtgatttatttttgttgtaacATCTATTTATGTTTGAAgttaatttattcaaaatttgtttgttgaatttataatttgcaagcatatttaagtgttttacttgttatataataataattaatttgttgtagtaatatatgatttatattctgaggtttgtttgagatttaagagaaataaatttaatttgtgaCTTGAcgaaattgagtttgatttttttaaaaacttagatatgttgaaattaaagaaataatggaTAATTTAATAAGTAtcgactattttttttattaattttataattaagttgaaaatttgGGTTCTTTGAAGTTTCTCAGCCATGTCAAGATTTTGTTTATAGTAGTTTAAAATAACCTAgaagataaatgttttttatttatttgattgctAGACAAATTAGTGTGAAgctagttttatattatttttctaatgaaaTTTTTGTTCGGCAAATATAATAGGCAATTTACTTCTTGTAAAGATATCATGCCTCCCAACAAATCTAGTAGGCAATTCATCACTTTTATCATGGCTAATCTAGCAGGACCAATCAACTGTTTgatatatcaattattttatgtttttttattattattttttaaccaattatttgatatatttctgttatgaaatttttttttaggtttaataagttaatatttAAAGCATGAAGAGGACCCAATTGATACTAAAATTCAGCTTGCTATGTGGGaatgcttctttttttgtcaaaactttTTCTCGTTTTCTTGTGTCTCTCTATGTCAATATCATTTTTCATGCATGTATTTGTACTTGAAATATTAAATAGGTCTATTTGATGAACAATATTAACTTTGTGAACAAATTTTACTAAGATATGCCATTTGAATTTTAGTTGAGAAGAATGAAATTAACGTTTAACCTTGTTATTAGCATGCAATTGTTAAGATTTTATATTCTAGTTCAGTTTATGGGCGTGAATATAATTGATTCCATGTTGTTGTTTATTAGGATTTAAGGTAGTATGATTGTTGTGGTTGGAGATCATAAGATACattaataagaaagaaaatgtaATTTCCAACcgaattactaataaaaaatttcattgacATCTTTTaatgctaacaaaataaaaaactctgatgagatatttttttatgatagctTTTCATTGATAATTCTATCAGCAATGCTATTACTGGTGTAATTTTATCTAAACATCTATTGAATTttctgttgatatttttttaattttctaatagtgTATGAGATAAAAACTCCAGGTGTAGAGCACtaatccttgtattttaaaaaaaaaaacagggcagCATTCAAACTTTAGCTCATAGTCAATTTCGGAAGTGTTTGTTTCACATTGATAGACAGTGAATGGATGCATCAGAAAATACTTGATGGATGTCAAGTGCCTTCACATTTACTTGGTTTGGCAATTTTAAAAAGGCAAGTAGGGGAGAAAGGTAGCACATcatgtttcaattaataatattttgacaCGGTGTTGGTGTCATATAGGCCACACGATGAAGCGCTTGAATCCAGGTGCTTTAACAATAGCACATCACTTaatattcaaaaatttatttccaAACGACTTCAGCGATACTAGCAATTTATTTCCAATGCATTCCAGCCTCAACCTTAAGGTCACATATGAAAGTCAAGGTCAACGGTAAGAAGGTTGCCAAGCCGCTGTCCAAGTTGGGTTTGGTCGAGTCAATATCTTAGCCAGGCTAGCTCAACTTGGAAATTATTCTCAATTTATCTGCTTTGGTAGGTTTAGAACTTGTTCACACGGGTCAAATAAACTGATCTGTGGGTATCCAGCTCTAAACTTTGACGTCTGTTGAATAACaaaagaaggtttttttttgctctttataATAATGCCCTCGCCACGAAGAAAAACAGGCGACTTCCTTAAGGTGGTTGCATTGCTGTGGGATTTTTGAGCGTCAAGATAACCACTCCTTGAGCTGATTACTGGAAGGGTAAATCATGTACTAAAGAGAAAAGCAACAGGTAAAGACcgaaagaatttaaatttgaaactcACTTGAGGCTCGCCTTCAAACTTTAAGATAGTCAAGGAGATAAAAATTTTAGAGGCAAGGGCCGTgctagaagttttttttttgttttaggctattaaataaatatataaatattttttaagatcgattattaattcatatacatgaatttttaaaattaatagtaaaattttaattcaaatatactaaccagaatataaaaaattaaatttaaaaatacataaaattaaagcgaaagtaaaaataaacttactattaaagttacatccttcgatgttttgtggaatataattaatctataatcgaatctgaatcgatattgtaacaacccctcaaccgggataaaataacaatctcatgtcaactgcaaaacaaagtaattaaattttttctctcttttaattcttttttccttcgCTTAATTCTTCCctaaattagtgttttataagttggactttgtaagtTCACAGGGTTATTCTCtcacttcttatttttttccttgaattttttttatgtttttcccttatttttttctatttctctctcgccttttcttttctttcttcttctattctgcttctgcttagttggcaacatataaaaaaaagaaggagctgatttgttttattttttaatggtaaataaCCATTTTACTCTTAATAAGTCATTTTGCTTTTAAGTTTCGTTCATCCTAAACtcttaactagattttatttaatatattttaagatccctcgtAAAATTTCAACTTGATCTGATGGccggattgaaaattatgttcaataacgtaaaactaattaaattgtgattttttatcaaatttctaaatttcttcaaaaattctgaaattttaatccaagctaaagcatcatattagaaggctctacacaaattttcagaattttttaataacttaattgtgaattataaattttttttacataaaattagttaattgataaaatcttgacctAGGCTAAAGCCTACCTTAATCTTTGCCATGCCTCCGCCTGTGTTTAGAGGGTTTCCATGACGAGGAGAGTAAGGTTCAAAATGACTTAGTCAAAAAGGATGGTATATATTGGATTCAGTAGAGGAGCTTGACTTGACTTCGATTCATGTAACTAAGGTTCAGAATGACATTGTCACAAAGGATGAAGTTGGGTTTGGTAGAGGAGCTTGACCTGACTTTGATTGATGTAATGAAGGACTAAAAATCAACCCTTTTTCAAGCTGCGCTTGAGTGAAATATCTAAAGGGACCATATATTTTCCTCatcatttaaaacaaaatgttgGTGCTCCTTGTTATAATCTATTTATCAGCCACAAGTTTttgtcatgaaaatttgaaaacaagaaaagggaTGGAAGAAGAAAGGTGATCGTTCATATCTGAAatatttggaaaaagaaaagaaaaggaagaatattatttatcttttcttcctctcttaTTTTCCCCTTGAACATCATACATAGAGTAATTTGATGGTAATCAATGAAAATCATACATACTCTCTTGCTCTATAATCAGTGTCTGGATCTGATGTTAATTAACACCTATTTCAAGGGTACCGGTGCTGCATTGCATGATgcatttttatggttttataatCTGATTCAACTACTGTATTGATTTAGCTGTcgaccaaggaaaaaaaaaccatctagCTCAGCATCGAATAGATTACAAATGTGAATAGATAAAGCCATCAAGAAGTCTCCAACTTGCTAACCCACCAAAAGAAAGATCAGATTTCTACTATTGCCCCACGTTTCTATCATCAAAGCAAAATAagctttagaaaaagaaaaaaaaaaaaagagcgaaACCTTTCCCTTCGTTTGTATCTCTCCCTACCTTGAAACTATCAAAAGTCAAAGAAATTATTGTAAGcattgaaattattgaaaaggTCTATAGATGGAGTGCTTGGAGAATTTATGCGTGGCGAAACGAAGGTTGAAGGACTAGGCATGAAACTACCCTCAATAAAATTCCTGTTACCATAAAGAATAGGACTCAAATCATGGAAGAAGCTAACCGAGTTTTGATCAGGAGAGAAGAAGTTTGGTGGTATTGGAGGAAGTGAAGCTGGCCCAGGAGACAGAATTCCAGGACCCAAACTTGGTCTCTCCATTACTCGATCAATCTCCATGATCCCTTCAACATAACCCAAATCTCCGCCTAGCTGCTGCTGCTTTTGCTGATCTTTGGGTGAATTGGCCTTCTCAATTGTAGCATACCTTGCTGCAGGCGATATTGCACCACAATCATCATTAAAGGGATTGGAGGAGGTTGATGTTGATGAGGAGCCTGTGAGACGTTGAACTAGGGTCATGAATTCATTAGGGTTTGTATGAATCACCTTAGGTGACACTGTATAGATTATCACGGGAGGGCGTGGCTGTGTTGGTGGTTGATTCTGTGGTTGCCGTTGGAATGGTTGCGGTGCTACAGGTGGTTTTCTGATCTTGTGTGAATCTTTGCGGATTTTCAAAGCTGGAGGTCTAGGACCTTGCAATTCTTTTCTTGGTGATCTACTGATAGGGAAGTCTGATGAATCCATGCTGAGTCCTGAATGGTGAacaagaaggaacaaaaggagATTGGGATGATGGTactgaggaggaggaggaggacaaAAGCATTATTGTTGTGCTGTAAATTATAAGGGGAACATAGGGGGGAGGACATTGAAATACTTGAAGGAGAGCAAGTCAATGGAAATTAATAATGGGAATAATTAAATACCATTGGAAGATGACAAAAGTAAAGATTGGCTACTTCCGTAGTGATTTTCAACTAAGAAGTGGCCGGTTTCGTGGTGTTATTAATGTTTGAACGTGTCCAAGTTTTTTTCTGACAGGGATGATGTCAGACGTGGAAGGAGTCATTTGACAAGTGAGACCAAGCCTCAGTGACGTGGGATGTGCATGTCCATGTAAGCAAACCTATTTAGGAGTAAAGTAAAACCCATGGCTGAGGGGATCAAAATGTTCGAACAGCTACATAAAACCTTTTTAACCTGTACTTACAGAGGGGTTCAAAATGTTCGCAACTTACTCATGGTGTGAGCTTGGCATCATAGCTGTCTCGTCTCAAGGTTCTCATATAAGGAGAAAACGGCTGTGGGTACTAGTGGAGTGCACTAAATTGTGAATGGCTGTGCAAGTTTATTGTATGTAGACATCATGGTAGTGGACGACTATTTCGTCTCTGCCGCCTCCATTAAATTATTTCCTCATATATAAtccggattttttttaataattattgctaataaacttaaatttaacatttttttttgaaagcctATAATAATATGCCTATGCTTATTAAGATTTCTAAACTAGAAAcgtcttttaaaatataattatagtttttttaaaaaataatttgtatcaaaataatattttaaaaaaatatatatatatttttaacatcaatatatcaaaataatttaagaacaccaaacaaatattgatttgaaataaaaaaaataatttaaaatttaagatagCATGCTGATATACAGTATATCAGTATATCACTAGCTTTTTGCATCTCAGAGGCAATTGGATTAGAATATGGGATGCTCTCACTCACAAAATTTAAGTTGAGCAATGTCCCGTTTCGTCACTCCCAAGAACTTATAAATGGTACAATTTacattcgttttttttttttttttttttgtgaacacAAGTAAGGTTTTGTTAATTTGTAAACagtgcataaaaataaatgattaaattaaattaaacaaaaaataccaaTAATTAAACCTTTCGAACCCATGATAGTCTCACTTTATTGCTTGTCACACACATTTCacatatacaataaaaattgcTAATTAATCAATAACACAATTAGGATTGGGATTACAAAGATATAGCAAATTGATGCTCCATTCCTTCGAGATCACATGGCTGCCCCAGCATACAAATTTGAAGCAGTCAAAGTTGGAAATTTCTTTTACATGCTTCTTGCCTGCAATGGAGTTCTCATTGCTCTCTTCCAAAAATCTCATGCTTATTTTGACTTCGAGGTAATCTGGCATCGTGGTATCGATtacttttcaatatattttttatttaaaaatatattaatataatatattttttaaaatttatttttaatattagtacatcaaaatgatataaaaacataaaaaaaaaattaatttaaaataaaaaaaaataacaaagttttttcattttttttgaaaagcaaatttTCTctatttgatgataaaaatcAGCGTTCCAACTTCGTGCAACCATTCTAATTTCTACCCTTTTTTATAAAGGTGTTTGGTAACCTGTCATTTTCTGTAGTTGTTCTTTGTCTCgttaatttcatttcaatgaTTTAGCCTTTGGCTCGTTGCCCAATATTGGAAGTAAAAGGTGAAGAATCTCCATATTCAACCACTAGTGTTCTGATACCTAGAAAAAACCTTCCATATAattctccaatttttttttatttttttttgtaatgttatgACTAATATTTGGCTGTTCGTTAATACTAGGCGTCTGGTCATCGTGTGAACCGGATAAATCTTTTATTCTCATGACAAAACATATAATCACTTTAACCTCATGTGAGATCCATCGATCGACTTGCGCGTGTGATAACaattatttataaagtttttaagaaatggagttcttcttttgaacaacatacgaatatcattaaaaaaaaaaaaaaacaagtaagaaagaaacaagaatcttAAGCAGGGCGGTTGTGTACTTGATAATTCCCTATGAAGTATGTTCAGCCCTAGTgactataatttatataattgattagTATGTGATAGAGATGGCTACCTTTCATTGTATAGCCCAAGATCCGTGGAAGCTCctgatgaatataaaaaaacaagaataaaaatattatatcttgtAAAGAGAattactaaataattttaattaaaattcatatcACAAACAAAATCCGTACTTGATATTCCATGTTCCTCTTTAATTTCTGGCCCATTTTGAGATTCTTCTTGAGGCAAAAAAGTTTGgtaatcttgaaatatttaagGTTATTAGTGTAAACTATACtataagttaattatgtccttttaataaaattcttgCCGTCAGAGACCAAGGAATGATATTTACCAAAAAACCTTCTGGCAATAAGCTATCCGACCACAGAACATTTATGATAACCAAATGGGCCTGGCTTCAAAATACATATGATGTCAACTTAAGGGGAAACGCAAACCCAACTCTCTTTGTTTCTGAGCCTGCTAATCACAGCAGCCCATCATGGCGAAAGCACCAATTTCGTGAGGATCCAGGAATTGTGCTCTGACTCAATAATTAAGCTCTTGAATCTTGATGAAGATGGTATACAAATTAATCTTGATCCAGGAACTTTTTCTTGGTTGATCTGAATTGTTATAGTTTATAGGCAGACGTGAGAGTAGAGCGTACTGAGCAGAGCggaaaattatcaatatttttagggTGATTTAAGatctattataaatatatattatgtaatCCTAGATTAACATATAGTAAAATAATAGTTCATTACTTCTTAGATATAAATATGTTGTTGAACTATGTTAAATCTTGTATTCTTTCATAAATTTCACAACATTAATTCTCAAGGGTCATATGACATAATCCCACCCCACCTTCCCGGAGATTAAATATCGAccatttttcttctctattttttttaataataaaaaaaaccctgttGTATGAATATTTTGTCAAGTAATAGTGCGATTACATGTAATTAAGAGCGACGAAACTGCCAATCTCTTGCTTTAATTTCCTCAAACGGAAACCAGAAAGATAACTTTAACCAACAAATTAAGAGCAACGATTTGCGGTCTATGGAagcaaatattttgaaaaatcttcgaTATACccaattaatctcaaatatGTATGTATGAAATTATGGGTCCCAATAAATTAACCCTCATAAACCAATACGTATAAACCATATATTATATGATCAGGCGAGCAGCACCATGCACGTGTCTTTGATTTTCCTAGACGTTGTTACTGGGACACATTGAACATGATGCTCATTAATGCACAGTGTTAATTAGGGTTATAGAGCCACGTACCCACACATTCAACATGCTACCAAAAATCAGAAGAAAATGAGTCGTGGAAGCTAGCTTCTTATCAATTTGTTAAGCCAtgctatatgtatatattatttctgcgaattaatttgatttcataTGGATATATATGATCATATATGAAAGTGACGCAAAACCTCCCACGTGATCCTAATGCTCTCTCGATATCAGACCCTACCTGATCGGTGTGTCAGTGATGACGTTTTCTGGTTGTAGTTGGCGGCGGCGGTAATCTTGGAGGAAAACGGAATAAGGCAAGGGGTGTGTCTCTACATACTTCATTAAAGGAGTCTTTGTTTTAATGCAAGTCGAAACTATTGTTGGGTGGTGTGCGTTCGTGAATCCTTGTAGCTACAAGGAGAAATGAGACCTCATTGTGTTTTTGGAAAATGACGTCTCAGTAAAGCTAAAACCACATACATTGTGTAGCCCGATCATTTTAGATCCTTACTGATATcataatagtaattatttttaaaataatatataaatttttaatttttaattttttttcttgatatcaatatattaaaagatataaaaagataaaaaaactattaatttaaaataaaaaaatttttttaaaaaatttttttttttaaaatataaaaataaacaaatttttaattgaaaaacaaaactaataaaaatctGGGGTGTAAAAATTGCTAGCGTAAATGTTTAACGATATTATGGTAAAGTCCTCCCAATCTCTCCTTCTTCAATGTCATCATAAtactcaataaaaaatgattacgCAAATGGAGTGACTCTTACTCCTAAAATACTATCACCACCTTCCATATATAGTTATGAGCAAATTCAATTGGAGATCTGCGTATGCATGTAACTGACGTCTCCGTCCCACAGCTTTTCCCTCAGCAAGAGATTACtaaaagaaatcattttttcaataaaaaattagaaaacatgttcatttattgaaaataaagaatatttttttataaaaaataaaaaacatgtcaagattatatcaatttaaaataaaaaatcaagactaTAATTcatatttatgataatattattatgaattttaattttattttattgagatttAAAATTACAcgaaaagaatttatttattagctcaaaaaaaatatcttatattatatttataattaaaaattttaatttatgatggtaattaaacatgaaaatattataaaaataattttaatggttCTAAATTGTTAGAAAATACATGTATATAAAAGGAGAATATTGTTTTACtgactttttataattttaaaaaaatattataaaaatataaaacctctaaaatatgtttaaaaactaaatataaatttaagaaactAGTTTTGTTTCAATGATTTAGAAGAAAAAGTTTTATGATGCATAAGGAGGTAATTGATaacatcatattaattatatttaaaaaaataaaaaaaataagataataaaattcataaccataaaaaataataagattattttcattttagatttttatcttTCCCTTATTTCTGTAAGTTGATTTTAATAGGATGTTACTATTTATTctctaaatattataaaatttctttatttaaatagaaaattttaatttctcttttttaatgtgattttttaaattaaattattactcTCATTTAAAACAATCACATTAATCTTCACAAAATTCCAAAAGAATGTTAAAAGAAGATGTGAATTCTCTCTGGCAATTCTGTATTAGTTTACCGTACAAAAAAAGAGTATGCATCGCCCTTGATCGCTTGTTCTTAGCGTTGAACCCAAGAGGCACGTTGACTTCAAAATTGGAGGGATTTATTAACGAGAATTGAGAATTGACGCGTGGCTATCACGATCCGCAACCCGAGATGTAGACCATGATTATCGACTAATTTGGTTGCTTacgataagaaaaataataagtaagGACCTTAACCGAGGAATTGAAGGCGAGGAAGGCATGCCACGTAACCGGATTATGCACGTGCAATGGCAATGCAGCAAGCGTGACCTTGACGCTTCCgcttaatttagtt from Populus alba chromosome 14, ASM523922v2, whole genome shotgun sequence includes:
- the LOC118031386 gene encoding nuclear speckle RNA-binding protein B, giving the protein MDSSDFPISRSPRKELQGPRPPALKIRKDSHKIRKPPVAPQPFQRQPQNQPPTQPRPPVIIYTVSPKVIHTNPNEFMTLVQRLTGSSSTSTSSNPFNDDCGAISPAARYATIEKANSPKDQQKQQQLGGDLGYVEGIMEIDRVMERPSLGPGILSPGPASLPPIPPNFFSPDQNSVSFFHDLSPILYGNRNFIEGSFMPSPSTFVSPRINSPSTPSIDLFNNFNAYNNFFDF